The genomic segment CTGTGCTTGTTATCCTAAGCGACTCATTTATCACCTGAAATAGAAGAACAAATTTGTTTGAACTACAATATATCAAGGTTCATAGACACACACATACAACAAACTAATTGACAATGAGTGTATTGGTCGATATATTAATGTGTGATTGAGACATATACTCACCATCTGGGTGAAAGTCATTGATTTATAGTCTTCCCAAGTTAGGCCGACCTCCTTGCCATTCTTCCCCCGAACAATTCCCTCATGTTCTCTCTTCAACTCTTGCTTGACTTTAGGGTGATCGCTTATGAGTTTTACTATAGCCACAAGAATTCCTGGTGTTGTTTCATTAGCAATCAAAaagaaagtatatatgtatTCGATTGCATTCTCTATGCTCATAGTCATAGTATTCGCTCCTCTTTCCATTTCTCCAAATATGATCTTGAAAAACTCCCCAAATTCATCTCCTGATGCTCTCTTCTTTAATACTGTCTCCTTGATTAGCTTCATCATCTGCTTTCTTGCCTGCCACAAAACACATTTTCAGTTTGATTCTTTTACAACCAAATCTTTTTCACATATATAGTGCTATAAAGATTAGATGAACTTAAAAATATGTACCTTCATCATTCGATAGACACCAGTCCCAGGAACGTTCCAAGAGAACTGAAACCACTCCCTTGGAAAATATCTCCAACATAGTGCGAGTTGTTTTGCGGCCTCTGGTTCCATTTCGCCCATAACTTTCTTTGCAAGGCATTCGGTTAGAATCTGTAAATTTTGATGAGATGATCCATTAAGTCACCGATTAGaagataataatacaaaaagttaTAGACAACACAATACGGATGACTTTTTATTACCTTGCTTGATGTTTCCTTAACATCAAGGAAGCCGTTACTAGCTCCTTCCTCCATGTATGTGGGAGCCAAAATATCAACGTCTTCCAACATCCTCAGTTTTAAACCTTGTGGACCCAACAATTGGAATGTCAAGTTTCGAACATGTTTATGGGACTCCTTGCTCTGGATAAACAAGTTGTTTTTCCCAAATAGTCGTAATATGCTCTTCGTGATTCCAGGGAGATGATTTGCCTTCGCTATCTCCACATTCAGTCCTATATCCATCGAGATTATAGCTTTTCCTCCAAATAAGCTTGTCCGAAAAACTGGTCCATATCTAATTTCCCCACGCAATAatgacaaggaaaaaaaagacaatgcaACACTTATAAGtaatgtaaaatatatgtttaaacatACACACAAATGCATGCTGGATAAATTAGCAACAGAACCTGAGGATTCTCTCCTTGACGAATGTTGGAAATTGAAGAGCGTCATGAGGTTTCATGAACATAAAAGTCTCTCCAATGATCGGAAAACCCATAGACCCTGGAGGTACTTTTCCATTAGTTTTCGGATATCTCCACTGATAGATCCAATGGAATAGCTTTACCACTATGAGTGAAACTATCACAGTCAATAATTCATAAGTCTCCACCATGTTAACTTATTTCATTCTTTTAACTATTTTGAAGATATTGGTTTGAGGGTTTAGGGATGCAAAATTCTACGAAGGCAGTGCCCTCTTTATGCTCTCTCGTCGATTCAAATTATGTAGTGGTAACATTGAATGAGTCGGTTGAGAGATTGGTTGGTACGGACAATAACTCACTCcagaatcatttttttgttttggttcaatttaactatttaaactttctttttagtttttggtgtAGATTATTTGAGATGAAAAGTTGTCCCATGTGGTTTAAGAGGGGTAACAcgaaaaaaagttgtaaaagaatttcaaatttattttgtcaactCATCAGCCACACATGTACACAAAACTACAGTACTTTGGAAAACCAAATTTATCAAATTTGTCCTGGGATCCACAAGACCACAGCTACATATCTATGAGATATTGGAGGTGTATGGTATGGTGATAATACATTGTTATACATGAATGTGTACGTGTGAGTTATTTGGTTATTTGGTCTTTTGTCAATGTCGAATGCTTTATATGTGGTAAAattgtagaaaacacacaatAATGTATGAATTACTGATTATATGATGAGAATGCAATctttcttctattatttttgttttcgggCCGGGggatttttcattaaaaattcaATATTGTGTTGCTTGACGCATACGAAATTTGTAGCGAGACGAATTGAATGTAAGTAAGTACATGTGCGATTGATTATGTTGCTTGTCTATCAAGTTTCACGTGTTTATAATATCTGCTGGACAGCGTGGACGTATACAAAGTCCACGCTTCGAGAATCTAAGAAGTGAATCAAGTGATATAGAAAGTTTTACACAAAAATCACTCCACTATGACTTTGTtaacaaagtatatatattttaaagaaatatagtGAAATTAAAACTTTACTATAAGCAAAAATTCGATCTCCCTTTTCTTGTATAacttattgatttttatttgagaTTTTTGAATTAGATAAGTTAAAAGATGATTAAATCCatgaagtagtaattttttAACTTGACCGATAGTTTCATTTGTGGGAGGACTCACCTGCTCTGTTACGGTTTTGCATCCATCAAATCTGACACATCTGTATCTTCCAAGATACTCTGCCTCTTGTCCCAACGTCCTCTTTGTGATTCTTGTCGGCGAACCAAGAGGAAAAAGACATCTTTTCAACGTCACATGATTCATCTTTGATCGTGATTACTTTAAAACTTCCCGATTTGATCTTGTAAGTGTatgacacacacacaccatGAGATGGCTTGTGGCTTGTTGGTTGATTGCTTCAGTGTCAGATTCTCTATGGCTTATCCAACCTACTCTAGTTTATGCACTTTGAAATTTATTGTACACTATTTTATGTTTAAAGACtttgtaaactttttatttGATGGGTTTACTTAATTGAAATAAAAGTCGAAGGTGATCAGCTGATGATCAACTTAGGGCAGGAGGTGATCGGCTGATGACCAACTTAGGAGGTGATGTGACTGGCGAAGGACTTCGAAAAAACCGAGTCGCTTTGGTCTAGTAGTAAAGGGAGAAAAGTCTTGTCACATGGGTTCAAGTAGCATTGGCCACGGAAATtcgaaatttaacatggtttctTCTGGCTCAAAGAGATTAATCTTTAGGATCACTCctgaattatcaaaaaaaaaaaaaaagaaggacttcgaaattttttaaaaacattatgaaGTCTTAATCATTTTATAGTCTTAACTAAGGAGTCTTTtgcacatacaaaaaaaaaaagaaaaaaaaaattaaggagtcttagattttttttggtttttctttttcctatatAATTGAATATTTTCTACAAATCATTCATAGTCGAATCACGATTTCAATCGATCACCCATTAACTATTCCGAGAAGATCATCTTAGAAAGCAACTGGTTGGTTTATCAAAAAATGTGATTGGCTAATCGCCAATTTTGCGAAATGTCAAAATATGGATTTAAAAAAACTTGCTTTATTGATTCATAAGATATTGGTACTTATAAAAGTATGAAAACTAAGGTACATaaccaaatcttttaaaaccCCTTTCTTTCCGAGGCACAATTATCAAGGAGTTTCTACCACCCAACCTTTCCGACGCTGGTGAGACTCCGGCTCGCCAGCATTGGGATACTCGTTTCTCTGCTCTATCGTGCATCGTCTgcgtttcctttttctttctatttttgttttttcctcattttttcAACCCTTTTGCAACCATCTCGAACCTTTTTAAAACCACCAGATCTGAGCGATTGCACTTTCATCAGCCACAACGGACGGCGGTGGTTCCCGGTGAACCCCACCATCTTCTATATGTGCTCAACCTCCTCGACAGCGAATAAAAAGTCCACTACGCGTATTTTTTTTGATCTGGAAGTCTGGTCACAACTGAGAAATCTTACACCTTGGCTTTGTTGATGGCAGGAGTTTCTCTTGGACCATCAGATGCGCCATGCCGAGGGGAGTTGTTGACGGTGCACGAAGATGCTTTCTTTAGAGTTACAGTCTTCTCTACTTCATGGACATCCGCCTCAGCCACATATCACCCTCAGAGCTTGGCAGGACCGAATGTGTTGTTACCGGAGATGCTCTACTCATTGCATATCTTTCTACCATCTCCGTTCAGCCGCCACACAACCACTTTTTCTAGGGCAACCAAAGCTAGATTAGGTCTTTCTTTGGTGGGACTTGAATCTGATATAGGCTCATTAACTCTTTCGAAGCCCATGCCGAACAGATTAAATACCATGTCCGCGGTACTTCTTTGCTGGTAAATCTATAGGAAATACGTAGTTTGATCTTTTCTCAATGGCCGATTCATGTCGAGAATTGAATCAACTAGGCTGCTTTGGCTTTGCATCCACTATTTGAAATATCTGGTACTTGCTCCATCTGTGGCGATTTCTACCTATCCTGAATGCTTGAAGCCTCATGATACTTTATTGCTGAACTCAAACTATCAACGATTTGCTTAGTGCCTTGGAAGATTTGTGGCCAGCAGCTACTCCTTGGTATGTTTTGTGTCAACCCTAagacaagctttgtgtggaatgCTTAATCTCCACGGACTCATCTGAGTGAAACCTGGCTTTAACTTCTCCTATTCCCATCACCTGGATCGTATGCTTGAAagtttattatttgaattctcCTCTTTGGGTTCTAAAGCAATCCTCAATCAACTATATAACCATAGTCGTCAGAATCTCTATTGTCATACTACTTCATGTAGCTCATCTCGCTCCAGCAAGAACCAAATCATTGATTCATTTCTCAATGTCACAAAGTCTTTTGACTATGACTAATCTGTCGTCCTTCGATTCTCTCAAGGATGATTTCTCGATTAACCATGATCTCACATGTGACAATACGCTCCGAAGCTTTTGTTTCATAGttcttttggtttcaaaatCGATGAACCTTATCTATCATCTTTTGGTATTGGGGAATACCTTGTATtgtaatgttttaaactttggATCACTTTAAACCCTCTGCATCGGTCGATTCTCACACAGTTACTCattcaataaaaacaaataaataatagtaaaaaaaaagagaaagtgagaaaaataaggaaagaagtGAGAAACGATTCAATTGAGAATCTATAGAACCCTTTCTCAACAAATGTCAAATGACTAatagttgatttttttctaatttaatcttcaaataaataattatattataaaaaattattaaaataatatatattgagaaaCTCATCCCATTTTTTACGATGAGATGCTCTTAGATCCTTCTGTTTGTACTTGCTCTAGTTTGCATAAATGAAAACACGTGTTTgtccaaaaagagaaaacaaagaactagtatttgattagttttttgtTGGTCCACAAGT from the Camelina sativa cultivar DH55 chromosome 12, Cs, whole genome shotgun sequence genome contains:
- the LOC104732119 gene encoding cytochrome P450 708A2-like is translated as MVETYELLTVIVSLIVVKLFHWIYQWRYPKTNGKVPPGSMGFPIIGETFMFMKPHDALQFPTFVKERILRYGPVFRTSLFGGKAIISMDIGLNVEIAKANHLPGITKSILRLFGKNNLFIQSKESHKHVRNLTFQLLGPQGLKLRMLEDVDILAPTYMEEGASNGFLDVKETSSKILTECLAKKVMGEMEPEAAKQLALCWRYFPREWFQFSWNVPGTGVYRMMKARKQMMKLIKETVLKKRASGDEFGEFFKIIFGEMERGANTMTMSIENAIEYIYTFFLIANETTPGILVAIVKLISDHPKVKQELKREHEGIVRGKNGKEVGLTWEDYKSMTFTQMVINESLRITSTAPTVLRITDRDFQFGDYTIPAGWIFMGYANVHFNPEKYDDPLTFNPWRWKSEDLGSILSKTYIPFGAGSRLCVGAEFAKLQMAIFIHHLFRYRWSMKKETTVLRRFMLMFPCGSDVEISDESKEDNFITLLVIRVYFSDSHRIQIILEESVFFY